From the genome of Vulpes lagopus strain Blue_001 chromosome 2, ASM1834538v1, whole genome shotgun sequence, one region includes:
- the LOC121477646 gene encoding olfactory receptor 4F21-like yields MDGLNNSVVSEFVLLGLSSSWETRVFLMLTFSLIYLGIILGNLFIFFLVIFDSHLHSPMYFFLANLSFIDMGVASTTVPKMIGDLLNEYKIISFQGCMTQICFIHIMGGVEMVLLIAMAFDRYMAICKPLHYLNIMNPKICVSFVITGWVIGVVHAMSQFAFIINLPFCGPNEVDSFYCDFPRIIKLACTDGAKFEFIIAANSGFMSMGTFFLLILSYVFILVIVWKRASGDLSKAFVTLSSHITVVVLFFTPCMFLYVWPFPTSSIDKYLFIADFAITPILNPIIYTLRNKDIKVSVKRLSKWGHYGRRC; encoded by the coding sequence ATGGATGGACTAAATAATTCTGTGGTTTCTGAGTTTGTGTTGCTGGGACTCTCTAGTTCTTGGGAAACTAGAGTTTTTCTCATGTTGACATTTTCCTTGATCTATTTAGGGATAATCCTGggaaatctcttcattttctttttggtaatttttgattCTCACCTACATTctcccatgtacttcttcctggcCAATCTGTCCTTCATTGACATGGGGGTTGCCTCTACAACAGTCCCAAAGATGATTGGGGACCTTTTAAATGAATACAAGATAATTTCCTTCCAAGGTTGCATGACACAGATATGCTTCATCCACATCATGGGAGGAGTGGAGATGGTGCTGCTCATAGCCATGGCATTTGACAGGTACATGGCAATTTGTAAGCCTCTGCACTATCTGAACATCATGAACCCTAAAATATGTGTTTCGTTTGTAATCACTGGCTGGGTGATTGGAGTGGTCCATGCTATGTCTCAGTTTGCTTTCATTATAAACTTGCCTTTTTGTGGTCCTAATGAAGTAGACAGCTTTTACTGTGACTTTCCCAGAATCATAAAGCTTGCGTGCACAGATGGAGCCAAGTTTGAGTTTATTATTGCTGCTAACAGTGGCTTCATGAGCATGGGCACCTTCTTCCTGCTAATCCTTTCCTATGTCTTCATTTTAGTCATTGTCTGGAAACGTGCTTCAGGAGATTTATCCAAAGCATTTGTCACACTGTCATCTCACATCACTGTGGTGGTTCTATTTTTCACTCCATGCATGTTTCTCTATGTCTGGCCTTTCCCCACATCATCAATTGACAAATACCTGTTCATTGCTGACTTTGCTATCACCCCCATTTTAAATCCCATAATATATACATTAAGGAACAAAGACATAAAGGTATCTGTAAAACGACTGAGCAAATGGGGACATTATGGCAGACGTTGCTAA